Genomic window (Pseudovibrio brasiliensis):
AAAGTGCAGAAAAAGTTGTTGAGCAAGAAGACCTGTCTCAGACAGCCGTGTTCCCGCTTGCCATTCCACTCATCGCAGGCCCGGCAACCATCTCTGCCATCATCCTGCTTGCGGGCCAGGCACCGGGCTTCACAGGCCAGATGAGCCTAATCGCAGTCCTCCTTTCCGTGCTTGCACTCAGCTTCTTCGTATTCCTGCTGGCAGCACGCATCGACAAACTGCTCGGTTCAACTGTCCAGCTGATCATCACCCGTCTCTTCGGCGTGATCCTGGCAGCCTTGTCCGTTCAGTTCGTCGCAGACGGCATCTTCTCGTTGATCGAGATGCACTCTTAAAACAGCTCTGCGCCCGCAGCACTTGTGGGCGCACCCTTCCCGAAAATGAGATAGGACTTGAAGTCCAAAATCCCCTTCGTAAAGTCACCCTTGTATTTTATGGAGGATTCGAATGGCTGCCCACGGCTCCAAGAAGGTCATTTTCGCCGCCCTTGCTGGCAACACACTCATTTCAATTACCAAGTTTGGCGCCGCAGCTTACACCGGCTCAGCCGCAATGCTGTCCGAAGGCATCCACTCCCTTGTCGACACGGGCAACCAGGGCCTCTTACTGCTTGGCATGAAGCGCGCAGAAAAGCCCGCTGACGAGAAACACCCATTTGGCTACGGCTCTGAAATCTACTTCTGGGCATTTGTTGTCGCCATCATGATCTTCGCAGTCGGCGCTGGCATCTCGCTTTACGAAGGCATTCAGAAGATCATCCATCCGCACCCACTCGAATCCGCATTTGTCGCTTATGTAGTTCTGGGTCTTGCCATCATCTTCGAAGGTTGGGCCTGGACGGTCGCGTTCAAAGAATTCCAAAAAACCAAAGGCAAGCGCCCGTTCATGACGGCAGTGCGCGACAGCAAAGACCCAACGGTCTTCACCGTTCTGTTTGAAGACACCGCCGCAATGCTGGGCCTTCTTGTGGCCCTTGGCGGCATTTGGGGTGCTCAAACTTTTGGCATCGTGTGGTTGGACGGTGCGGCATCCGTCGTCATCGGCCTTATCCTTGCAGGCACCGCCTTCGTGCTCGCCCTTGAAACCAAAGGCCTCCTCATCGGCGAAAGTGCTTCTGACGAGCTTGTAGCATCGGTGCGTGAGATCCTGAACGCACCATCAGCCATTAAAGGCGTCAACGAAATCCGCACACTGCACCTTGGCCCGAATGACGTTCTCCTTGCAGCATCTCTGGATTTTGAAGACGCACTCACAGCAGGCGCCGTTGAGGAAGTCATTTTCTCGCTGGAAGATACAATCAAACGCGCGCACCCCGTGATCGGACGCGTCTTCCTCGAAGTACAGGCCGCACGTGACCATCAGATTCTTGAGGGCGAATAATCAAGACCAATTCTTTTACATAGAGATCCGACAGGAAGAGCTCTATGAAACACACCTATTCTTAGAGTCTTGGAGCAGACAATGACCATACTTGTAACAGGCGGCTGCGGATATATTGGAAGCCATATGACGTGGTGCCTTCACGATGCCAAAGAGGACTTCGTTGTCATCGACAACCTGTCCACTGGCTTTGACTGGGCAATACCGCAGAGCGCTAAGCTTTACGAAGGTGAGATCACAGATCTTGATCTACTCCAGACGATTTTCCGCAATCACGATATTACGGCAGTTATTCACTTCGCCGGCTCAATTATTGTACCAGAATCCGTCTCTAACCCATTGAAATACTATAATAATAACACAGCAGCTTCACGCACATTGATTGAAGCATGCGTGAAGAATAACATCAAGCACTTCATCTTCTCTTCTACAGCTGCTGTTTATGGGGATCCGGAAGTTATTCCAGTTTCTGAAGATGCGCCACTAACCCCCTTAAGCCCTTACGGCACTTCCAAGCTTATGACAGAACTCATGCTGCGCGACACCGCCGCTGCACATGACTTCAAATACACTGCATTACGCTACTTCAACGTGGCAGGCGCCGACCCTGAAGGCCGCACGGGCCAATCAACCAAAAACGCCACCCATTTGATCAAGGTTGCTTGCGAGGCAGCACTCGGCAAGCGCACTCATCTTGGCATTTTTGGAGATGATTTCGACACTCCGGACGGCACCGGCGTGCGCGACTACATCCATGTGTCCGACCTCGCAAGCGCGCACTACCTCGCCCTCAAGCGCCTGCGCGATGGCGGCGACAGCATCGTCATGAACGCTGGTTATGGCGACGGCTATTCCGTTCTGCAAGTGATTGATGCCGTGAAAGCCGTCTCCGACGTAAACTTTGAGGTCAAAAAAGAACCTCGCCGCGCAGGCGACTCCCCAAAAGTGGTGGCCGACAACTCCCGGATCATGAGCAACTTGGACTGGAAGCCACAGTTCGACGACCTGCCAACAATCGTGAAGCACGCGCTGGACTGGGAAAAGAAACTCCAGTTCAAAAACAGCCTCTAACAAAAATGCCGACTGAAACTCTCAGTCGGCACCCTTTCCATTTCAGCGAACTCAAACATTCCTATGGAATGCGAATAATCCGATCTCCGGGTTTGATCCCAAGCTCAGCTGCTCTGCCTGCCAGAATTTCCAGTACATACTTTGCAGGCAATCCCGAAGGGACAATCTCTTCGGAGAACGGTACCGTATTTGCAGCGATGCTTTTGATCTTATAGTCAGAGCCAATAAAGATGATATCAAGTGAAGTCGGCGTATTCTTCATCCAGAAGTACTGAAGACCCGATTGCGGAAAAATAAACAACATTCCCTGATCCGGCTTCAGATCAGTCCGCCCCATCAGTCCCTGCGCCCTGTCATCCGCCGTTTCTGCCACCTCAACCTGAAACTCGTGTGTCCCATTTTCACTACGGACCTCAACTGTTTCGGTTCGCATGCCAGCTGAAAACGCAGTTGTCACACCCATTAAGAATACTAGAAAAGCTAATCGAAGAACCGTCATACCGCTCGCTCTGAACCTCTTTTCTTTAAGCTTTGAGGCAAAGAAAAACCCTTGGCAAGTCACCAAGGGCTTGAAATCGGCAAATCTCAATATTGTGATCTGACCAAACAGACCTCTTTAGTGCGATGCTGGAATGTGTGTACCATTTCCAACAGGGCGAACCTCTGCAGCCATCTTGCCTTTTGGTCCATCCCCAAAGCGCACCTGAACCTTCTGGCCCGGGCGCAGCTCGGTGATACCAAAGCGGCGCAGAGTTTCCATATGAATAAAGATATCTTCCGTGCCCTCACCGCGTGTCAGGAAGCCAAAGCCTTTGACACGGTTAAACCACTTCACCTCAGCCTCAACAAAGTTACCCTCTGGAGTGACTTGAACATGAGTGCGGGATGGTGGCAGCTGTGACGGATGAACCGCATAGCTTTCATCCATGGAAAGAATGCGCATCGCCTGCAAACCACGAGGACGATTCAAGACCTCGCAAACAACGCGAGCGCCCTCATAGGCAGTCTGGTACCCGTCTCTGCGCAAGCATGTAACATGCAACAAGACGTCAGGCAGATCGTCTTCCGGCTCTACAAAACCATAGCCTTTCCCAATATCAAACCACTTGATTGTTCCTGCTACCTGAAGAACAT
Coding sequences:
- a CDS encoding cation diffusion facilitator family transporter; translated protein: MAAHGSKKVIFAALAGNTLISITKFGAAAYTGSAAMLSEGIHSLVDTGNQGLLLLGMKRAEKPADEKHPFGYGSEIYFWAFVVAIMIFAVGAGISLYEGIQKIIHPHPLESAFVAYVVLGLAIIFEGWAWTVAFKEFQKTKGKRPFMTAVRDSKDPTVFTVLFEDTAAMLGLLVALGGIWGAQTFGIVWLDGAASVVIGLILAGTAFVLALETKGLLIGESASDELVASVREILNAPSAIKGVNEIRTLHLGPNDVLLAASLDFEDALTAGAVEEVIFSLEDTIKRAHPVIGRVFLEVQAARDHQILEGE
- the galE gene encoding UDP-glucose 4-epimerase GalE, with the protein product MTILVTGGCGYIGSHMTWCLHDAKEDFVVIDNLSTGFDWAIPQSAKLYEGEITDLDLLQTIFRNHDITAVIHFAGSIIVPESVSNPLKYYNNNTAASRTLIEACVKNNIKHFIFSSTAAVYGDPEVIPVSEDAPLTPLSPYGTSKLMTELMLRDTAAAHDFKYTALRYFNVAGADPEGRTGQSTKNATHLIKVACEAALGKRTHLGIFGDDFDTPDGTGVRDYIHVSDLASAHYLALKRLRDGGDSIVMNAGYGDGYSVLQVIDAVKAVSDVNFEVKKEPRRAGDSPKVVADNSRIMSNLDWKPQFDDLPTIVKHALDWEKKLQFKNSL
- a CDS encoding MarC family protein — its product is MLIEFLINAFAMLFVTIDPIGLAPIFLAVTAGASSVERRQIAIKAVIISGVTLLAFFFAGRQLLEVLGISQAAFKVAGGLLLFIIATEMVFEHRQKRKAESAEKVVEQEDLSQTAVFPLAIPLIAGPATISAIILLAGQAPGFTGQMSLIAVLLSVLALSFFVFLLAARIDKLLGSTVQLIITRLFGVILAALSVQFVADGIFSLIEMHS
- a CDS encoding cold-shock protein; the protein is MVVKTAPQVGSVEDLVDDTALDVLQVAGTIKWFDIGKGYGFVEPEDDLPDVLLHVTCLRRDGYQTAYEGARVVCEVLNRPRGLQAMRILSMDESYAVHPSQLPPSRTHVQVTPEGNFVEAEVKWFNRVKGFGFLTRGEGTEDIFIHMETLRRFGITELRPGQKVQVRFGDGPKGKMAAEVRPVGNGTHIPASH
- a CDS encoding DUF192 domain-containing protein — encoded protein: MTVLRLAFLVFLMGVTTAFSAGMRTETVEVRSENGTHEFQVEVAETADDRAQGLMGRTDLKPDQGMLFIFPQSGLQYFWMKNTPTSLDIIFIGSDYKIKSIAANTVPFSEEIVPSGLPAKYVLEILAGRAAELGIKPGDRIIRIP